The Anaerolineae bacterium genomic sequence TGTGATTTTTCGCAAGGATGATGCAGCGCGAACCAAAGGGCAAATCTATTTGCCGGATGAGGAAGGCAAAGGACGGACTCTCCTGCAAGATACATTATATATTATTACCATGGTGCTGATCCTGATTTTTGCGGCGTTTGCGCGGCCTGTTGAAGGCTCAACAGGCCTGTGGCCCGCGATCTTTGCCGCCAAATGGTATATCACCGTCGCCCTCTTGATTGCAGTGGTCTGGATGCTGAAAGCGTGGTTTACTCGAGATGAACGCAAAAGCTGGGTTGAATCGACCTGGGGATTTATGAAACAGATTTTTCCACTTCTTGCGGGCGGAGTTCTTGTAGCCGGTTTTATGTTAGGCCGCCCCGGACATTCCGCGCTCATCCCCGAACACTATATCCAGACGCTTCTCGGCGGAAATTCAATTTGGGCAAATCTATTTGCCTCGGTTGCCGGAGCTTTGATGTATTTTGCCACCCTTACAGAGGTTCCGATTCTTCAGGGGCTTCTTGGCGCAGGAATGGGAAAGGGGCCGGCCTTGGCTTTGCTGCTGGCCGGGCCTGCGCTGTCTTTGCCGAACATGCTGGTGATCGGAAGCGTGATGGGCGTAAAAAAGATGACGGTTTTTTGCTCTATTATCATAATCTTATCCACAATCGCAGGGATGCTGTTCGGCATGATTGCCGGGTAACAGAGGTTTTAAGCTATGCCGCAAAACGATGTCAGGCAAATCAAGGTCGGCAAACACTTTATCGGCATTATGGGTCTGCAAAATACCTTAGAAGATGTGGCAAAGGATTTTGCCGAAAAACCGGAAGAGGAAATCCAGGCTGAACTCCTCAAACAAGTTGCCGAAAAAAATTACATCCCGGACCATATCCAGCAAGAATACGGCAGGGCCTTTTTACGGGAATTTAATAAATTTTTAGGCAGACCTTATGAAGAGGAGCTTTCAGAAGGTCTTGAGATCAAGATCCTGGGGCCTGGATGTACCCGGTGCGATATGCTGGAAAGTAAGCTTAAAAAAGTGATGACAGAGATGAACCTTGCAGCAAACATTGAACATGTTACAGATATCAAGGAAATCGGAAAATACGGCGTGATGGGCACCCCTGCTTTGCTCATCAACAGCGAGGTCAAGTGCGTGGGCAGTGTGCCCAGCGCGAGCAAACTTGTTGCATGGCTCAAGGAAATTCAAGAAAAAATATAGAAAGGAGCGGTAAGGGATGGATATAAAAATATTGGGACCTGGATGTCCTAAGTGTCAACAGACGGAAAAGGTTGTTAAGGAAGCGGTGGCGGAAGCCGGAGTGGAAGCGCAAATCGAAAAGATCACCGATATCATGAAAATTGCCGGTTACGGGGTGTTCGGAACACCGGCGGTGGTGGTTAACGGCAAAGTAAAAAGCGTGGGAAAGATCCCGAAAAAAGAAGAAATCAAGACCTGGATTCTGGAATAAACTATCAGAACCCAACGTACTACACGGAGGAGAAATGAAGCGAAAAACCGGTATTATTGGAGCAATTTTAATCGTTGCACTCGCAGGAGCTTCCCTTTTTTACCTGTTCTATCCAGGAAGAGGTAGCGCACAGGTCCTTGCTATGGTGAATGGGGAGAAAATCACGGTCAGCGACTTTAATCATGAAATAGGGAACGTGGAAGAACAGGCCAGGGAAATGATCAAGGAAGAACCAGCCGAATTCCTTGAAGGAATGATTGTGAGAACTCTCATCCTGCAGGAGGCTGAAAAACAGGGTATATTACCGGCCAGGGAAAACAAAGGACAGGAAGGCTCTGTATCATCTGAAGAGTCGGTGATCAAAGAGTTTCTGGAGAAAAGATTTTCTTCCGCCCCTGCTGTCAGCCAGGAAGAAATTGAGGAGTTCTATGAAATCTACAAGGATCGAATGGAAGGAAAGTCGCTGGAACAGATAGCTCCGATGATCGAACAAATAATCGGGCGGGAAAAACAACAAAAACAGTTGGAACGGTTCGTCGGAGATCTCCGTAATAGCGCCAGGATTGATATCAACGAGAAGCATTTGAAAAAGCTCGCGGTCAAACCGCCTGACTCAAATACAGAGGAGGATTTTTTAAATGCCCTGAAGAGCGGCAAGCCTGTCATGGTCGATTTTGGGTCGAATTCATGTATCCCATGTCGCCAGATGAGACCTATACTTCATGAAGTCAAAAAGGAGTATTCAGGAAAGGCTGAAGTCCTTGTAATCGATGTTTACAAATATAACAGTCTTGCAAGTGAGCAGAAAATACAACTGATCCCCACTCTAATCTTTTTTGATTCAAACGGCAAAGAGGTTCACCGGCATCAGGGATTCATGAGCAAAAAGTTGATCCTGGAACAGTTCAAGAAAATGGGTATTAGTTAAAAGGAAAAGTTAATGCTGGAAACGTTTTTTTTGACCGTTAATGAGTGGATCGCGAGCGGCACAACCATTGCGGCATTAGGTTGTTTTTTATGGGGCATGATCAGCGTGGCATTCAGCCCGTGCCATATGGCATCGATTCCATTGATTGTTGCTTATGTGGGAGGACAGGAACGGGCGGTCGATCCCAGACAGGCCGCCGTGTATTCGGCATCGTTTACTACAGGCCTTTTTATCACTATCGCGCTGATCGGAATTATCTGCGCCCTGCTGGGGCGCATGTTGGGCGATGTAGGCAATTACTGGCAAATTTTAATCGGGGGCATTCTGGTCTGGGTGGCTCTGGGCATGCTCGGCGTGGAAAAATGTTCCATGTCAGGCAGTCTGCTATACCGACTTAATTTCAGGGGGGTGTTCGGTGCGTTCATGCTTGGACTCGCCTATGGAGTGCTCTCCGGCTCATGCACATTCGGGTTCATTGCGCCGATTCTGGCTATAATTACTGTCCAGCAGAAAGTCGCGACAGGAATACTT encodes the following:
- a CDS encoding thioredoxin family protein, which produces MDIKILGPGCPKCQQTEKVVKEAVAEAGVEAQIEKITDIMKIAGYGVFGTPAVVVNGKVKSVGKIPKKEEIKTWILE
- a CDS encoding permease, with the protein product MKERTKLIWIVLIFLVIYYIPWNHAIIRQSGIEAFMMLQEYAREHVLACLIPAFFIAGAIAVFVSQASVLKYFGPQANKILSYSVASVSGTVLAVCSCTVLPLFAGIYSRGAGIGPATAFLYSGPAINVLAITLTAKILGWQLGLARAIGAVVFAVITGLLMAVIFRKDDAARTKGQIYLPDEEGKGRTLLQDTLYIITMVLILIFAAFARPVEGSTGLWPAIFAAKWYITVALLIAVVWMLKAWFTRDERKSWVESTWGFMKQIFPLLAGGVLVAGFMLGRPGHSALIPEHYIQTLLGGNSIWANLFASVAGALMYFATLTEVPILQGLLGAGMGKGPALALLLAGPALSLPNMLVIGSVMGVKKMTVFCSIIIILSTIAGMLFGMIAG
- a CDS encoding thioredoxin domain-containing protein, with protein sequence MKRKTGIIGAILIVALAGASLFYLFYPGRGSAQVLAMVNGEKITVSDFNHEIGNVEEQAREMIKEEPAEFLEGMIVRTLILQEAEKQGILPARENKGQEGSVSSEESVIKEFLEKRFSSAPAVSQEEIEEFYEIYKDRMEGKSLEQIAPMIEQIIGREKQQKQLERFVGDLRNSARIDINEKHLKKLAVKPPDSNTEEDFLNALKSGKPVMVDFGSNSCIPCRQMRPILHEVKKEYSGKAEVLVIDVYKYNSLASEQKIQLIPTLIFFDSNGKEVHRHQGFMSKKLILEQFKKMGIS
- a CDS encoding thioredoxin family protein, which codes for MPQNDVRQIKVGKHFIGIMGLQNTLEDVAKDFAEKPEEEIQAELLKQVAEKNYIPDHIQQEYGRAFLREFNKFLGRPYEEELSEGLEIKILGPGCTRCDMLESKLKKVMTEMNLAANIEHVTDIKEIGKYGVMGTPALLINSEVKCVGSVPSASKLVAWLKEIQEKI
- a CDS encoding cytochrome c biogenesis protein CcdA; translation: MLETFFLTVNEWIASGTTIAALGCFLWGMISVAFSPCHMASIPLIVAYVGGQERAVDPRQAAVYSASFTTGLFITIALIGIICALLGRMLGDVGNYWQILIGGILVWVALGMLGVEKCSMSGSLLYRLNFRGVFGAFMLGLAYGVLSGSCTFGFIAPILAIITVQQKVATGILFILLFALGHCLPIVVAGSSTAAVRRLMENSAWHGAGTWFRKGAGVMIGLLGIYFVIRPFVGT